AAGACCTTCAAGAAATGGGGAAGCAATGAGAAAGGCATAAGGGCATTTCTAGAGATCACCAtgtttgtttctttgcttttttttttttaaatcacaggtCATTGCCATGCAAATtttattgctgtttttttttttttgacagagtGACTACATTGTAAATAAAAACGCTGTGGGTGTAGTATACTAGAGACTTCAGGAAGTCATTTGATAAAATTGATCACAGTCATCTTCTTGATAAGTAAGAGCAATGTAGAATGGATGATTCCACTAGCAAAACGATTCACATCTGGTCGAACTACTGAACTCAAAGCATAGAACATAACAGATCTATGAAAGGTGGTGTAAAGTGGAGTATCTCAGCATGGGACTTAGTGCTCTTCAACATTTTTACAATTAACCAAGAAGAGGAGAtagaagtgggggtgggggtaacatTTTGTCACCTCAGAATATTGGTTTTGTTCAAAAGGATCTTGATAGAGTTCAACATTGGCTTTCTCAAACAATATGCAACAGTGCAACGTATCCATatcaataaagggaaaaaaaaccctgatggcTTTAATAGGATGCCATATaccctgtttctctgaaaataagacctattccaaaaataagacctagcatgttTTCACacatgtgcctaatataagccctacccccccaaataagccctactGAAGAGCCTGTGCAGCTGCCCAGCTgcccattccatctggttgcttgCGGTGCTGCAGTCACAaggagagatgggggggggagagttgcCCAGTAAATCCcgcaccagcttacctcagggcccccgcaGCTAGGCCACACATacctgacacctgccttgcctcaTGGCCATGGCGTGTTGCAGctgcgagcaagcagaagaaatgggctggcAGCTACACAGGATCCTGCTGGAGTCGCCACTGCGAGGCAAGGCAGATGTCGGGGCATGGGTAGCTTGGCTGCGGGGCCCTGGGGTAAGCACATGGGGCAGTTCCGACCCCACCTCATGGCAGTGGCACTGGCGCACTCTggggcccagtggtgggtttcaaaattttttactactggttctgtgggcatggcttggtgggtgtggcatggcttgtgggtgtggcttggtgagcatagcaggggaaggatactgtaaaatccccatttcctcatgaTTAGCTGAGACttttgaggcagagaatagatgggggtggggccagtcagaattctccgaactactcaaaatttctgctaccggttctccagaactggtcagaacctgctgaaacccagctctggtgCGGCCTTCTGCCCTGCggcaagcaagcagaagtggcCTCCCATACATGGTGGGGGggagccctagtgcttattttggggtcattttggaccctgtcttatttttggtgAAACACGGGTAGTTAGCTAGTGAGAGATGATGTGATCTTCATTTGGTTGgcattttcctttgttatatgGTTGCAGAAGAATGAATGAGGTATGTTGGATCATAGACAGGATAAAGACTGAAAGGAATGAAGACAGGTCACAAATGGAACAAATCTGTGAGATTTTGCTTGGAAGCTATTTTACCAATGTATCAATTGCTAAATCTTGCTGAATTTGCTGGAGATTTGTCCTTCCCCAAATTGCTGTTGAGCTTGGATTGGAAtaaagatcaatcaatcaatcaataaattccAGAGCTTGCAAAAGGCAAATAACTGCCTATGCTTGTTTCTTATGCGTGTCAAACTGGCTAATTTCTAAGATCCTTTACGTCTGACTGCAGATTTCCTGCTCAGAAATCTAAGCTTGCCTGGATCGAAATTTAACCAATATGCTTTAATTTCCCTTTCATTATGCGCTCCCCCTTTTTGATAAAAACAGTGAGCTCCTCTGGATGGCACCGCATTTATGTTATAGTATTTTGTGCAAGTATTTATAAGTCCACAGAAACAAGAATGTCAAGTAAATAACACTTTTCTGCTACCAAGATGCACAGCGATCTTGACAAATGTATAAACTTGGGTTATAATTCAGTGCACATTTAAAACAGGGAAATATTTTCTTGAGCTGAGATGGACTTTTGTGCTACCGGGGCatatttgcagttttcttggcaacaacatTAAAAGTACTTTACCGCTGTAtcttcctgggtcatctgatctaATCTGGTCTGATCTTCCAAGCTCATTCTAATGGATCACTACAGACACTACAGACAGTTCACGATAATTTCTGGTGGATGCTTGGAGAATTTCCCTGCAATTTGGTGAACAGTTCTGTTGACATCGAAGGGAAGTGACTGAGAGTCACCCAGGCTTTGTCTCTTCATAGACAGAATATGAGGTGTTAAATTGGGCAATATACCTGATCATGTAATCCAGCACTTCATTTGGCCTCTAGATTCTAATGAAGAGATCTTGTGCTCTGATAGGCTATGTGGGTTATTTATGGCCCTCTGCAATACTATCTTCAGATCCTACCTCTGCCCTCCAACCAACGCAACAAATTTTTGAATCTTGGGTAAATTATGTTTTGCAGAAAATTGATCTGGAATTTTAGTTAGGAAACAGGCTGTAGGTATTCATGGACTTGCGGTGCCAGACTTGGAACAGGCAGTTCATTGCTAACAAAATGTTCCATGGCCATATCCCCTTCCTATTCCTGTTTGTTCTACTTATATGGCTCCAGAGCGGCTAGATTGGAATAAAACAGGCAAATATTTAAGTTGTAAATGTTCTTTAGTTAGAAGCACAGTGCACAAACCAATACAACCAAAGAAAGCAGAGCTCTATGCAAGTAGCCTAACATAATCCAGGACCATGAACGAATGGGCCCCCTTTATCGAAGGAGGAGcatgctgttgtcacttgcagtTTGTTGGGTGCTTCAGCACTTCCCTGCAAACATTATCTTCAAGTGCAGGACAATGCAGCAATTAACAATTGAAGGTTTTGAATTATATACAGGATGGTAGAAGCCTATAATAATTTTCATTCGATTCTCCAATGTTCCTTTCTTAACTCTTGCTCTCCTATCTTCCATTTGAACGGTTGTTGTACATGTAATATATGCATTGTCTTTATAACCATAGTATAATTACTCTCACTAGCTTATTCTTTTAAAGCCACAGACATTTCTGGAAATAAATCCATGAACCCATACGATACGCTAATCTGGATATTAATAAGGTTCCCGCATATGTCGTTTGTGCCCATCGGATAAAATCTGTCAGAGTTTGTGCACTTCAAGTCTCTTCCGTTAAACAGAGATAAGCCTTTGGAATCATTTTCCCCAGAGACCCATATGGCTCCGACACTGATTATGTTATATGGGGCTATTTTCCCAAGCTTTGGGACAAAGTCCTTGTTGAACCACTGTAAGAACCCAGAGTCACCTGGAGTAGAGCGTTTTTgaaatcaatataaataaataaatctcacatGGAAAAAGACTAGTTAGAGTCAGTTACTCTAGCTACATACTGTAGCAATGTTATCATCAGGCTTTTAATCAGAGGCAGTGTTCCCAtggtttacagatagtccttgacttacaacagttcatttagtgactgttcaaagttacaatggcactgaaaaaagttatgaccatttttcacacttatgaccattgcaacatctccatggtcaatgatcaaaattcagatgcttggcaagtggttaatatttatgatggttgcagtgtcccagggtcatgtgttcaccttttgtgaccttctgacaagcaaagtcagtggggaatccagattcacttaacatgttactaatttaataaatgcaatgattcacttaacatctgtggcaagaaaagtcataaaatggggcaaactcgcttaatgaatttttcacttagcaacataaatttagaactcaattgtggtcataactcgaggattacctatatacggCTGGTGGGATTTGTATCCACCAGTTTCCTGGCTTGGTGAGAAACAACTGGCTGTACTGGAAAATCTCACATCAATACGAGGAAACTAATGCTGGCACCCAAACTTTTAAGTCATGAGATATAAGCACACAGTTAAACATGTAAAGAGACTAGATTTCAGTCTGATTGACTTGTATAATTTTCAGTTTCGTTGTAATAAGCTTGTGTGATTTAAACTGTTTGGGAGTGGgaaattattttcataattatgaatattcatatcatatatataatgaatatagtaaaggtaaaggttccccttgcacatacatgccagttgttgccgactctagagggcggtgctcatctccgtttcaaagccgaagagccagtgctgtctgaagacgtctccgtggtcatgtggctggcatgactcaacgccaaaggcgcacagaacgctgttaccttctcaccaaaggtggtccctattttttctacttgcatttttatgtgctttcgaaactgctaggttggcagaagctgggccaagtaacgggagctcagcccgttacatggcaacactagggatttgaaccgctgagctgccgacctttccatcgacaagctcaacgtcctagcccctgagccaccgcatcccttataatgaatatatatatatatatatatatatatatatatatatatatatatattcccttgGCACACAGTctattggttttaaatgattgtatagttttaaatattttgcttctgTGTGATACACAAGTATTCTTAAAAGCCATCTTATATAACCTTGAAATGGGCCTCGTGAATACGCGCTTTCAAAGTGGGAAGAACTATTACAAGCTGGCTATGGCTATGGGAATGATACACTAAGATAAATGCTTTTCTAGCCATGTTAAACAGATTAATTTTGTACGTAATGCTATGGTATGCCAATGGCATTGTTGAGGCTGAATGGACGTTTTAGAGATGCAGTATATATTTTCCATCTCAAGTACTTTGTGGTccatctttttgtttgtttccagTATGAGAAAGAACCAAAGGAGACAAAAGGGAAAGTTCACTGGCTGCTTAATTTTACAGGACAACTTTTCTAATGGAGAGACACGATCTAATCAGGTGACACtggcagaggaaggaaaagaattgcGTTCTGGCCATAATTAGTCTTCGGTCCCAATTTGCTGTTTCCATTCTTCTTCAAGGCAACATACCAGTTCTTATCTGCGTGCATCTTTGACTTGTAAGTATTGTAATTGTTTTCTTCCAATTTTTCCAGGAACACACATTCTGCTGTTGGCAACTGCTAAAGAAAAAGAGTTTGGGAGCATTCAGAAGGGAAGCAAATTCAACGACCAAAATTGTTTATGGCATTGAAGGACCATCGTGATTGTGTTTGGATTGTGGAAGAGTTGGACTCTTTCTGGTCCAACTTTAGAAGGTGGGAAAGTCTGAGTATCTGCTGCCTTTTGGCAGGTAATAAAATTAACCCTTTTGCTTCAGATCCTTGCTGCTTAGCAAGGTACTTCCCATTTATCTTGCAAGGCTGTTAGATGTCTTCCCCtcaattcttttttattatatagACCAGCAAAACCTAGGAAACCCGATTACTGGATGGGCCTTATTTCATTCAGATTTAAATATGTCTCAGTTCCTTCTAATGGTTTCATCTTATCTGGAGGAACACTGTCACTTTCTAAAACGTTTCAGAATGTTGTTTTcaaatatttctctttctttctccagaaATAAAGATTGGCCAAAAAGCATCCACTCAGCAGCAAAAACAAGTGACATTTAATTGTGTATGTGTGAATGATGTTTGATTCCAAGCTCTCCACGCTACAAGATCTTTGCTATCCTCAAAGCTTCTATCATGGAAACTTTATACTTACCGAGCCATGTAAGCGTCCATTGACATCCATAGCCAAGTACAATCCAGATCCAATGCCCTTTATGTACACCGCACCAAAATACTCTGTGCTGAGCAGTAACTGAACTATAGttcgaaagaaaaaaatagaagggatTACGAATCACTGTTGTTACATAACtattgtatacatatacatatacaaatacatacagtatcctggacataaactgtttcaactcctaccctcaaaatgacactacagagcactgcacaccagaacaactagacacaagaacagttttttcctgaacgccatcactctgctaaacaaataattccctcaacactgtcaaactatttactaaattggcactactattaatctcctcatcgttcccaccacccacctccttccacttatgactgtatgaatgtaactttattgcttgtatccttacaatttatattggtattgtttcctgattgcttatttgtaccctatgactatcattaagtgttgtaccttaatgaaggtatcttttcttttatgtacactgagagcatatgcaccaagacaaattccttgtgtgtccaatcatacttggccaataaaaaattctattctgcatAACTATTGTTGAAGCTGTGCAGTGCAGACTAAGTTAATTGCCAAGACTGATATTACATTGGTGTTATCCTAGGAACTTCTGATTGCATGAAAATGTGTGTGTCGGGCATGGTTTAGCCTGATTGGCTTGCCAAAGGAAGGATTGAGAACCTCATGCAGATCAGGGACCTCAACTTGCCAAGCATGGTTTCCGAAGACAGAACCAAGGCTTTTCTGAATCCCTTCCTAGCTCTATACAAATATAATTGCATTAGCTTAATGGGCTGTGGAAAGTAAAGGCACTACCCAAGTTTATTTACACAGTCTGCACCAAGAAGTGTACTCTGTAACTAGGGTTATTCCACTGGCACATAACCGTTTAAAGAGTTtcctctgtaaatattttttcatcAGGATGTCCAAGTTTAATAACTCATTTACAATAAATTCATTTCTAGCATTAGTTAGCaaacatacatttttttaaagaatgtgttGGCTTGAAACTACTtccaggagaaaagagagagaaaattatcATTCAAGAGTGATACCTAATGGTTTTTTTACCCCTaatcagtccttccttccttccttccttccttccttccttccttccttccttccttccttccttccttccttccttccttccttcttgcctgcctttcttttttctttctttctttctttctttctttctttctttctttctttctttctttctttctttcttttctttcttccttccttcctgccttctttccctctctgtctcctGCTTTCCTGCCTTTCTGCCTGCTTTCTTACCTGCCtgctttcctgccttcctgcctccctccctccctgatgtGTTCAGGAATCTTTCCCCAAATTGGAATTTTACCAAGATGTATTGAATTACATTACAGTTTCCGGAATTCCCAGCTATGGAAAATATTAGCCAGAACTTCTGGGAGCTTCAGGTTAGAaacagaagtagaagaaataaattcATACATATAAAACCAGAACTGAACACTAAATCAGGTGGTTGTTTGGTAATATTAACAGATTCAAAGGCTGTCATCACCCAACAGCTatgtaaacaaaatgcctttaTGTGTGTGTGCTCCTGGTTTGCGAATACCCAGAATATCCGGCCATTTTTGAAAACCAAAGTCTGAATTAACAGGCAGCAGGATTTTTCTTATGATCTTATGACAACAAAAGCAAGCCATTCAAACTTAGGGGTTTGGTCATAGAAAAGCACAGACCCAAAAAGTGGGCAGGAACAAACAAAAGTAATGTTAAtgtaggactttttaaaaaaataaaataaatccagttaATATCATTACTTCCCAGTAATGATAttaactggatttatttattttttaaaaaagtcctacATTAACATTACTTTTGTTTGTTCCTGCCCACTTTTTGGGTTAATAATAATGGTTAATAATGTTCTTCTATCACTTGGAGCACTAAAATTTCTTAATAATAAAGGTTAATAATGTTCTTCTATCACTTGGAGCACTAAAATTTCTTGGCTACACTtgaaggaattctgggggttcactcctttttgaaaaaaaatctttttagagTAGCATGCAATCTTAGAGCATCAAGTTGTACCTTTTATGCTGAAGTTGGGCCTATTTTGGGCAGCTTCAAAAATGCCTGAAGTTGCTTGGTCTGAAATGCAGGTATGTCtgatatacatattttttaaaaaaaagactggggGAATGGAAACGCCATAGAAAAAGCCGTCTTGTATCTCTAAAAAATACCATAGTGGAAAATTTCTCTATGGTTTCAGAGGGAAGACTTGAAAGAATGGTCTTAAATTCAAACAGAAGCTCTGATCTTTCAAGAAAGCTTTAGTTTGGATACCTGTCCTGACCAGTACAAGAGTGTCTATGGGATTGGGGGTAAAGGAAAACGTCAAGATAGCATCCACATCTATGCATACACACAGACATAGACATacagacacatagacacacagacataaacacacgcacacacttgTGGCTGccagactgattttttttattccatttcccCTAGATCAGGGGACTGGATGTAATGCtccagaacagggatctccaaccttggcaactttaagcctggcagacttcaactcccagaattcccttgtcagcaaaactggctggggaattctgggaactgaagactgccaggcttaaagttgtcaaggttggagacccctgctccagaaggcTTCTACCAACTATAATTCATTGCCTCTCTCTATTTCATGGCATTTAAACATGATTATCTGAGGCATCTATCCTTGATGAGCATGGAGACAATAAGGGACTTCCTCTATTAAACCTGCCAAGCATTTATACAAGTGGCTTTTCTCTCATTCTCATAACTCCTGTTTAGCTGATGGATGTGCAGTTGTCAGTCTAAAGATCTTCCCTTCTGTTGCCATGAAATTAGTTCTTATCTGGTCCATCCATTCATGGGACTGAttctgttgtgtccccctccccacttcacagagaagacgcagagaaaCATGTCCCACaatcctttatatttgcaacagacctgattttctgtagtgaaagcaagacttggcagctacagtgcaacggcctgccaagttccgagttcgtTATCTCTTATGGAaacagaagcccacgtgtccaagatccattgccaagagctcacagaaaaaagcatttgcacagtccaggcctttaactcccaaacgaccgatctgcagtttGCACTTGGTAGCtcttgtccgtcacaagggccagatggcaacttgacccgcttttatcccctgtggggtgtggctcagtgactcagcactctctgggcctgccacacctcttcctctgctgtgcatgccTCTCTTTCCAACGCTGcctaggatcaatccaggatCTGTGagggctctgacacgccttcttcctggccttccactGGCACTTGAgacgttgccaggaaggagggacctggagagggaggccttgtcggctcctctccctcactctccgagtcattctcctccatgaggacaggctcgggggccggaatCACAACAAATTCACGCATGCATTCTGCAACAGCATAATGGCTTCAAGGTAGATCTCTTGTTTCGGGTTGGAGACTTAAAGTCACTTTCTGTGCATTTTTGGCATTTGTCATCATGGCTGTGCTACTTCTTTTTCTCATGAATGTTTCCCCTAGTTGCATGGGAAACTATTTAATCTAAGCCTAGATGCTAGGTATTGCTCCTATTACTTGGTTTTGCTTGAAGAAAGTTACAAAGCCAGTGAACTGCTTTGGAAATCTGGTTATCGGACAGTCAAGATAATGAGTCTTTGACACCTAGTAGAATAAGGGCAATAGGACTAGGCCAACATGGTGTCCATGGTCATATTACCCCAGGAGTTCTATGAGTTAAAGCTCCATACAATTGGAGGAAACCAGGTTGAAGAACTGCTTTCTAGAAGAGAGATATGGTTGTGATTTACGCTTAATATCTAAGCACTTTATCATAAGTGTTTTACCTAGGCTACTGCTGGAAC
This genomic window from Ahaetulla prasina isolate Xishuangbanna chromosome 2, ASM2864084v1, whole genome shotgun sequence contains:
- the FGF1 gene encoding fibroblast growth factor 1 isoform X1, which codes for MTEKVDLPMADYNQPKLLYCSNGGQFLRILPDGKVDGTRDRNDNHIQLLLSTEYFGAVYIKGIGSGLYLAMDVNGRLHGSQLPTAECVFLEKLEENNYNTYKSKMHADKNWYVALKKNGNSKLGPKTNYGQNAILFLPLPVSPD
- the FGF1 gene encoding fibroblast growth factor 1 isoform X2 — encoded protein: MTEKVDLPMADYNQPKLLYCSNGGQFLRILPDGKVDGTRDRNDNHIQLLLSTEYFGAVYIKGIGSGLYLAMDVNGRLHGSLPTAECVFLEKLEENNYNTYKSKMHADKNWYVALKKNGNSKLGPKTNYGQNAILFLPLPVSPD